A DNA window from Aureibaculum sp. 2308TA14-22 contains the following coding sequences:
- a CDS encoding PhnA domain-containing protein → MSILKNLEERSNSTCEMCKATENLSVYKLPPALNETIDEAVLVCNTCLEQIEDADNMDANHWRCLNDSMWSEHRPVQILSWRMLQRLRSEGWPQDLLDMMYLDDEALAFARQTGEHLDTQDAIVHRDSNGAILEVGDSVVLIKDLKVKGSSMVAKQGTAVRRISLDHENAEYIEGKVDGQQIVIITKFVKKL, encoded by the coding sequence ATGAGTATATTAAAAAACCTAGAAGAAAGAAGTAATTCTACTTGCGAAATGTGCAAAGCAACGGAAAATCTATCCGTTTATAAGTTGCCACCGGCACTTAACGAAACGATTGATGAAGCCGTATTGGTTTGCAATACCTGCTTGGAACAAATTGAAGATGCCGACAATATGGACGCCAACCATTGGCGATGCTTAAATGATAGTATGTGGAGCGAACATCGACCTGTACAAATTCTTTCTTGGCGGATGTTACAACGCTTACGCTCTGAAGGTTGGCCGCAAGATTTGCTGGATATGATGTATTTAGATGATGAAGCCTTGGCTTTTGCAAGGCAGACTGGCGAACATTTGGATACACAAGATGCTATAGTGCATAGGGATAGTAATGGTGCAATTCTTGAGGTTGGTGATTCCGTTGTACTGATTAAGGATCTAAAAGTAAAAGGTTCTAGTATGGTTGCCAAACAAGGTACGGCCGTCAGACGAATATCTTTAGACCATGAAAATGCCGAATATATAGAAGGCAAGGTTGATGGGCAGCAGATTGTAATTATTACAAAATTTGTAAAGAAATTATAG
- a CDS encoding MmcQ/YjbR family DNA-binding protein, protein MNIEEFREYCLRKKGVTESFPFDEHTLVFKVLGKMFALTGLTRKPTQVNLKCDPERAIALREEYDGIIIPGYHMSKKLWNTIIFDNRLPKSLLPELIDHSYDLVVAKLPKKLRETL, encoded by the coding sequence ATGAACATAGAAGAATTTCGCGAATATTGTTTAAGAAAAAAAGGGGTTACCGAAAGTTTTCCTTTTGATGAACATACACTTGTTTTTAAAGTGCTTGGTAAAATGTTTGCCTTAACAGGATTAACAAGAAAACCCACACAAGTAAATTTAAAATGCGACCCCGAAAGAGCCATTGCACTTCGCGAAGAGTATGATGGTATTATCATTCCCGGTTACCACATGAGCAAAAAACTCTGGAACACTATAATTTTTGATAACCGATTGCCAAAATCCTTGCTCCCAGAACTTATTGATCATTCTTATGATTTGGTTGTCGCCAAATTGCCCAAAAAATTAAGAGAAACGCTTTGA
- a CDS encoding DUF4260 domain-containing protein encodes MMMKNILKFEEIVLFALSIYLFSLLNFDWWWYLLLFFLPDVGFVGYAINSKIGALTYNILHHKGIMILLYLVGIYLQSEVLQMIGIVFFGHSAFDRVFGYGLKFNDSFNNTHLGKIGKRE; translated from the coding sequence ATGATGATGAAGAATATTCTTAAATTTGAAGAGATAGTATTGTTTGCTCTTTCTATTTACTTGTTTTCATTGTTAAATTTTGATTGGTGGTGGTATTTATTGCTGTTTTTCTTGCCGGATGTTGGCTTTGTAGGTTATGCTATTAACTCTAAAATTGGAGCATTAACGTATAATATATTGCATCATAAAGGGATTATGATATTGTTGTACTTAGTGGGAATTTATTTGCAAAGTGAAGTTTTGCAAATGATCGGGATTGTATTTTTTGGACATTCCGCTTTTGACAGGGTATTTGGTTACGGACTTAAATTCAATGATAGTTTTAACAATACCCATTTGGGTAAAATAGGAAAAAGGGAATGA
- a CDS encoding cyclase family protein encodes MLTTIQYGSQKLKINLSEPLDISIPLPLTRDNVGVLAWNQKSPRLKKMRSIKKKHSSNFNSIYFKPHAHGTHTECVGHITKEFISLNQSLKQFFFLAEVVTVAPEKIDGDFVISKKQIQFVLGNKKREAIIIRTMPNTSDKLKRNYSKTNPPYLLEEAVEHLKNKGIEHLLIDLPSVDKEKDGGKLLAHNAFWNTNGRVRKSATITEFIFVPNSIKDGKYFLNLQIAPFENNASPSKPILYEVLN; translated from the coding sequence ATGCTCACAACAATACAATACGGATCACAAAAATTAAAGATAAACTTATCCGAACCTTTAGATATTTCAATACCTCTGCCCTTAACACGAGACAATGTAGGAGTACTGGCCTGGAATCAAAAAAGCCCACGGTTAAAAAAAATGAGAAGTATCAAAAAAAAGCATTCTTCAAATTTTAATTCCATTTATTTTAAGCCGCATGCCCATGGTACGCATACTGAATGTGTTGGTCATATAACCAAAGAATTTATTTCTCTCAATCAGTCTTTAAAACAGTTTTTCTTTTTGGCAGAAGTAGTTACCGTTGCTCCGGAGAAAATTGATGGCGATTTTGTTATATCTAAAAAACAAATACAGTTTGTGTTAGGCAATAAAAAACGTGAGGCCATAATTATACGCACTATGCCAAATACTAGCGACAAATTAAAGCGAAACTACTCCAAGACCAATCCACCTTATTTGTTGGAAGAAGCTGTGGAGCATTTAAAGAATAAGGGCATAGAACACTTGTTAATCGACCTACCATCAGTAGATAAAGAAAAAGATGGTGGTAAATTATTAGCTCATAATGCTTTTTGGAATACCAATGGTAGGGTAAGAAAAAGTGCAACCATAACTGAGTTTATTTTTGTACCCAATAGTATCAAAGACGGGAAGTATTTTTTAAACCTACAAATTGCCCCATTTGAAAATAACGCCTCACCTAGTAAGCCCATTTTATATGAGGTTTTAAATTAA
- the hemW gene encoding radical SAM family heme chaperone HemW: MSSIYLHIPFCKQACHYCDFHFSTSLKRKEEMVQALATELVLRKNELNEEVETIYFGGGTPSLLTAEELQILLTAIYENYEVIEKPEITLEANPDDLTIGKIEELASSQINRLSIGIQSFFDEDLRIMNRSHNATQAKKCLEEATKYFNNITVDLIYGIPNMSNKRWKENLKTVFDFGINHISSYALTVEPKTALESFIHQGKYPDVSEELALEHFNILVAETEKQGFVHYEISNFGKPNYFSKHNTAYWFGKSYLGIGPSAHSFNGKERSWNVSNNVKYLKAIQQHKIPREIEELSIDNRFNEAIMTGLRTIWGVDLQKIENEFGKNYKSDLLKKAQKFVEQNLLQVTNKEKLKTTKKGKFLADGLASELFIID; encoded by the coding sequence ATGTCTAGTATTTATCTCCATATTCCCTTCTGCAAACAAGCTTGCCATTATTGTGACTTTCACTTTTCTACTTCGTTAAAACGAAAAGAAGAAATGGTACAAGCCTTAGCAACCGAATTGGTGTTGCGTAAAAATGAACTTAATGAAGAGGTTGAAACCATTTACTTCGGCGGCGGTACACCTTCCTTATTGACTGCTGAGGAGTTGCAAATTTTATTAACTGCGATTTATGAAAATTACGAAGTAATTGAAAAACCTGAAATTACCTTGGAGGCTAACCCTGACGATTTAACCATTGGAAAAATTGAGGAACTGGCATCTTCCCAAATCAACCGATTAAGTATCGGAATCCAATCGTTTTTTGATGAAGATTTGCGAATTATGAACCGTTCACATAATGCAACACAAGCTAAAAAATGCTTAGAAGAAGCTACAAAATACTTTAACAATATTACAGTTGATTTGATTTATGGCATTCCAAACATGTCAAATAAACGTTGGAAAGAAAACTTGAAAACTGTTTTTGATTTCGGTATCAACCATATTTCAAGCTACGCCTTAACGGTGGAACCAAAAACGGCATTGGAAAGTTTTATCCACCAAGGAAAATATCCCGACGTATCTGAAGAACTGGCATTGGAGCATTTTAATATTTTGGTTGCTGAAACCGAAAAACAAGGGTTTGTGCATTACGAAATTTCCAATTTTGGCAAGCCCAATTATTTTTCAAAACACAATACGGCCTACTGGTTTGGTAAATCGTATTTGGGTATTGGGCCTTCGGCACATTCCTTTAACGGGAAAGAACGGAGTTGGAACGTTTCCAATAATGTAAAGTACCTAAAGGCAATTCAACAGCATAAAATCCCTAGAGAAATAGAAGAATTATCGATAGACAATCGGTTCAACGAGGCCATAATGACCGGTCTGAGAACCATTTGGGGCGTAGATTTACAAAAAATAGAAAATGAATTTGGTAAAAACTATAAGAGCGATTTACTAAAAAAAGCTCAAAAATTTGTCGAACAAAATTTGTTGCAGGTAACAAATAAAGAGAAACTAAAAACGACTAAAAAAGGTAAATTTTTGGCAGATGGTCTAGCTAGTGAACTTTTTATAATTGATTAG
- a CDS encoding DUF3667 domain-containing protein — translation MITRKEPTYCKNCQSNLIANYCSKCGQRASVHKVTFKETLQDFIDVVFSVNSPLLLTLKLLVVNPGKLFREYLNGKRKTYYKPVPFFILVTLIFVLVKSLLNYDPMQNMVEAGGIGVSQNLITNAGVFMAKNVNNIIFTFVFTFAVAVKLLFFKRYTFAEYIAISFYVIGFYIVITTVLMFGLQYVGAQYRMVPFIVMLFYMIYALLSFFQRISFLNIIKIIFIYFISVIFYMIIGYGLSFLIVWLKTS, via the coding sequence ATGATTACGAGAAAAGAACCAACATATTGCAAAAACTGCCAAAGTAATTTGATTGCTAACTATTGTAGTAAATGTGGTCAAAGAGCATCCGTACATAAAGTTACATTTAAAGAGACGCTTCAAGATTTTATCGATGTTGTTTTTTCAGTAAATTCACCTTTACTTCTTACGCTTAAATTATTAGTGGTAAACCCAGGAAAGCTATTTAGGGAGTATCTAAATGGAAAAAGAAAAACGTATTATAAACCAGTTCCATTTTTTATCTTAGTAACACTGATTTTTGTACTTGTAAAGTCACTATTGAATTACGATCCAATGCAGAATATGGTCGAAGCTGGAGGCATAGGAGTGAGTCAAAACTTAATTACTAATGCTGGAGTTTTTATGGCAAAAAACGTAAATAATATCATTTTTACTTTTGTTTTCACATTTGCTGTTGCTGTTAAATTATTATTTTTTAAAAGGTATACATTTGCTGAATATATTGCAATTTCATTTTATGTTATTGGTTTTTATATTGTAATAACGACTGTATTAATGTTTGGTTTACAATATGTAGGTGCACAATATAGAATGGTGCCATTTATAGTTATGCTTTTTTATATGATTTATGCATTGCTATCCTTTTTTCAAAGGATAAGTTTTTTAAATATTATTAAGATCATTTTTATATATTTTATCTCAGTGATATTTTATATGATAATAGGGTACGGACTTTCATTTTTAATAGTTTGGTTAAAAACTAGTTAA
- the ruvC gene encoding crossover junction endodeoxyribonuclease RuvC has product MNSEKIILGIDPGTTVMGFGLIKVVNKQMQFMQLNELQLKKYSNHYVKLKLIFERTIELIDNYHPDEIAIEAPFFGKNVQSMLKLGRAQGVAMAAGLSRQIPITEYSPKKIKMAITGNGNASKEQVAKMLQSTLSLKELPKNLDSTDGLAAAVCHFYNDGKVVGDKSYSGWSSFVKNNEKRVGK; this is encoded by the coding sequence TTGAATTCAGAAAAAATAATATTAGGCATTGATCCCGGAACCACCGTTATGGGTTTTGGGTTAATAAAAGTGGTGAACAAACAAATGCAGTTTATGCAATTGAACGAATTGCAACTCAAAAAATACTCCAATCACTACGTTAAACTCAAACTTATTTTTGAACGTACAATAGAATTAATTGACAATTATCACCCTGACGAAATTGCCATTGAGGCCCCTTTTTTTGGTAAAAATGTGCAGAGTATGTTAAAGCTGGGTCGTGCACAGGGTGTAGCTATGGCCGCGGGTCTCTCAAGGCAAATACCCATTACGGAATATTCCCCCAAAAAAATAAAAATGGCAATTACTGGAAACGGAAATGCCAGTAAAGAACAGGTTGCCAAAATGCTACAAAGTACATTGAGTTTAAAAGAACTACCAAAAAACTTGGATTCCACCGATGGTTTAGCAGCTGCCGTTTGTCATTTTTATAATGATGGAAAGGTTGTGGGAGATAAAAGTTATTCGGGCTGGTCTAGTTTTGTAAAGAATAATGAGAAAAGGGTAGGGAAATAA
- a CDS encoding endonuclease/exonuclease/phosphatase family protein, translated as MKRLLIFFTFFILMVSCRTQEQTSAFKVMAWNILHGANDIENGPQNAIKIIKEINPDIIVMVETYGSGKMIADSLGYNFHLIAPEGTALDDKSVNLSIFSKFPFGERIDTEFPFYLGGREVIINNQKMNVFSNWFHYLPWNNEPEKMGKTAEELLEWERTETRYNMIQKVLPTIKKYASQADSIPMIFGGDMNTPSHLDWGKETATIHNNLVVPWYATKVLEEIGLIDSYREVNPDPISHPGITWDGKGKRDEHRIDYIFYKSPKLKAVKSESYNAFLDEPLIINGKEIMYPSDHGIVVTTFELRH; from the coding sequence ATGAAACGATTACTTATTTTCTTTACCTTTTTTATTTTAATGGTTAGTTGTAGAACACAAGAACAAACGAGTGCTTTTAAAGTAATGGCATGGAATATTTTGCACGGAGCTAATGATATTGAAAACGGACCTCAAAACGCCATAAAAATTATTAAAGAAATAAATCCTGATATTATTGTAATGGTAGAGACCTATGGTTCTGGTAAAATGATAGCTGACTCTTTAGGATATAACTTTCATTTGATTGCCCCAGAAGGAACAGCTTTAGATGATAAAAGTGTGAATCTGTCTATTTTTTCTAAGTTTCCTTTTGGAGAAAGGATTGATACCGAATTTCCTTTTTACCTCGGTGGTAGAGAAGTTATTATTAACAATCAAAAAATGAATGTTTTTTCTAATTGGTTTCATTATTTACCTTGGAATAATGAACCTGAAAAAATGGGTAAGACCGCAGAAGAATTATTGGAATGGGAGCGAACAGAGACTAGGTATAATATGATTCAGAAAGTGCTGCCAACAATCAAGAAATATGCTTCGCAAGCTGATTCTATTCCGATGATTTTTGGGGGAGATATGAATACGCCATCACATTTAGATTGGGGCAAGGAAACCGCGACAATCCATAATAATCTAGTTGTGCCGTGGTATGCCACTAAGGTGCTAGAAGAAATAGGCTTGATAGATTCTTATCGCGAAGTAAACCCCGACCCTATTTCACATCCTGGGATTACTTGGGATGGTAAAGGTAAAAGGGATGAACACAGAATAGATTATATTTTTTATAAAAGTCCAAAATTAAAAGCTGTAAAATCGGAATCGTACAATGCTTTTCTTGATGAACCTTTGATTATTAACGGTAAAGAAATTATGTATCCTTCCGATCATGGTATAGTGGTGACTACTTTTGAACTTCGACATTAG
- a CDS encoding lysylphosphatidylglycerol synthase domain-containing protein has protein sequence MPNKTKHFFFFLIKLAIVVGAFYFIYNKTIHNDQLSIQDFTNQLEQSVFTSYKSILLLLILTICNWLFEILKWKTLVLSIKKISLYDAFRQSLGSLTASLFTPNRIGEYGAKAFYFKKGNRRKILLLNLLGNISQMSVTVVLGLIGLVYVVTHFDVDIDFHRFRKIGYILVLVVLFLIGGSLKGSKKIRGFYIDKITDFIKNMPVDLHLKIILFSLVRYIIFSHQFYFLLTIFGVNVDYLTCMSLITSMYFLASIVPSLALLDWLVKGSVAIWVFSLIGVNELVIVTISLLMWILNFGIPAVIGSYFVLNFNTAQQR, from the coding sequence TTGCCAAATAAAACCAAACATTTCTTCTTTTTTCTGATAAAATTGGCCATTGTGGTCGGGGCGTTTTATTTTATCTACAACAAAACCATTCATAATGATCAGCTTAGTATTCAAGATTTTACCAATCAACTTGAACAAAGTGTCTTTACAAGCTATAAATCCATCTTATTATTATTGATTTTAACAATCTGTAATTGGTTATTTGAAATTTTAAAATGGAAAACATTGGTTTTAAGCATCAAAAAAATATCCTTATATGATGCTTTTCGACAAAGTTTAGGTTCATTAACTGCATCCTTATTTACCCCCAACCGAATTGGCGAATACGGTGCAAAAGCTTTTTATTTTAAAAAAGGGAATAGGCGAAAAATACTATTGCTCAATCTGCTTGGAAACATAAGTCAAATGTCAGTTACAGTAGTTTTAGGGTTAATCGGATTGGTTTATGTGGTAACCCATTTTGATGTTGACATTGATTTTCATCGGTTTAGGAAAATAGGTTATATTTTAGTATTAGTTGTACTATTTTTAATTGGTGGAAGCCTCAAAGGGTCAAAAAAAATCAGAGGTTTTTATATTGATAAAATAACTGATTTCATAAAAAATATGCCAGTAGATTTACATCTAAAAATTATATTGTTCTCATTAGTTAGGTATATTATTTTCTCGCATCAGTTTTATTTTTTACTCACTATTTTCGGGGTTAACGTTGATTATTTAACTTGTATGAGCTTAATTACATCTATGTATTTTCTAGCTTCAATTGTGCCTAGTTTAGCACTGCTAGATTGGCTGGTAAAAGGCTCTGTTGCCATTTGGGTATTTAGTCTAATTGGTGTAAATGAATTGGTAATTGTAACTATTTCCTTATTAATGTGGATATTAAATTTTGGAATACCAGCAGTTATTGGCAGCTACTTTGTATTAAATTTTAACACCGCTCAACAAAGATGA
- a CDS encoding glycosyltransferase, whose protein sequence is MILPSIIIVLCYGVLIITLGIGFNKVKEFTPSVEIPKTKFSIIIPFRNEENNLTELLNSLSLLNYPKELFEILMIDDDSDDDSIKIIELSKTRYPNLPILILENLRESTSPKKDAIETAINKAQFDWIITTDADCIVPKNWLQTFDAFIQTHQPKLVATPVTYIVGNSFLEQFQLFDFLSLQAATIGGFGLNKPFLCNGANLCYQKSVYFEVNGFEGNAHIASGDDIFLMEKIKNKFPNGVQFLKSKDALVYTKPQPTLKSLISQRVRWAAKTSSVKTTFTKLVGVIVFIINFLLVLTVFMVLAKLVLWQHLLLLFMVKLVLDLSLLLKVFFLFKQPFNVPLYLLSSLCYPFFSMFVIALSFNKGFRWKGRSFKK, encoded by the coding sequence ATGATACTGCCTTCAATTATCATAGTATTGTGTTATGGAGTGTTAATAATCACTCTGGGTATCGGATTTAATAAGGTAAAGGAATTTACACCATCTGTTGAAATCCCCAAAACTAAATTTTCGATTATTATTCCCTTTCGGAATGAAGAAAATAATCTGACTGAACTACTTAATAGTCTTTCATTACTCAATTACCCTAAAGAACTTTTTGAAATTTTGATGATTGATGATGATTCTGATGATGATTCAATAAAAATCATCGAGCTGTCTAAAACCAGATACCCCAATTTACCCATTCTCATTTTAGAAAACTTAAGAGAGTCTACTTCTCCCAAAAAAGATGCTATTGAAACTGCCATAAATAAAGCACAATTTGACTGGATTATCACTACCGATGCCGATTGCATTGTACCAAAAAATTGGCTACAAACTTTTGATGCTTTTATACAAACCCATCAACCTAAATTAGTGGCTACACCAGTAACTTATATAGTTGGAAACTCATTTTTAGAACAATTTCAATTGTTTGATTTCTTAAGTCTGCAAGCAGCAACTATTGGAGGATTTGGTCTTAACAAACCCTTTTTATGCAACGGAGCCAATCTTTGTTATCAAAAATCGGTATATTTTGAAGTAAACGGTTTTGAAGGCAATGCACACATTGCCAGTGGTGATGATATTTTTTTAATGGAAAAAATAAAAAACAAATTTCCTAATGGTGTTCAGTTTTTAAAGTCTAAAGATGCTCTCGTTTATACGAAACCTCAACCTACACTCAAATCTTTAATTTCACAACGTGTACGTTGGGCGGCAAAAACATCATCGGTCAAGACTACTTTTACCAAATTGGTAGGAGTTATAGTTTTTATAATTAATTTTTTATTGGTTTTGACAGTATTTATGGTTTTGGCCAAGCTAGTTTTATGGCAACATCTACTCCTCCTATTTATGGTTAAATTGGTTTTAGACCTTTCCCTGTTATTAAAAGTGTTCTTCCTTTTTAAACAACCTTTTAATGTTCCATTGTATTTGCTGAGTAGTTTATGCTACCCATTTTTTAGTATGTTTGTGATTGCTCTTTCTTTCAACAAAGGATTTCGATGGAAAGGAAGAAGCTTTAAAAAATAA
- a CDS encoding Bax inhibitor-1/YccA family protein, whose translation MANLNYNTSNPVFSRYIWKYGRSSASKMTLNGIFIKSLFSIMLVGVTTWYVWDLVNKGQDVQYYTYGGLAAAVVFSIITSYKKKWSPITTPLYALSKGLFLGGISAYAEIRFEGMPMRAVSVTILTFFIMLLLYKARIVVVTKRFRSVIITSIITIMSIYVISWILNFFGIATPYIWGTSYFAIGFNIIAAMVASFSLMLDFDFIDRKLYKAPKYYEWVATWGLLVTLIWLYVEVLRLMKKLAIRF comes from the coding sequence ATGGCAAACCTAAACTACAACACTTCAAATCCCGTTTTTAGCCGCTATATCTGGAAATACGGTCGAAGTTCGGCTTCAAAAATGACCTTAAACGGCATTTTTATAAAGTCGCTATTTTCCATAATGCTAGTTGGGGTAACAACGTGGTATGTATGGGATTTAGTTAACAAAGGGCAAGATGTACAATATTACACCTATGGAGGATTAGCAGCAGCGGTTGTATTTAGTATTATAACTTCTTATAAAAAGAAATGGTCGCCCATTACAACTCCACTTTACGCCTTATCAAAAGGGTTGTTTTTGGGCGGTATTTCTGCGTATGCTGAAATTCGTTTTGAAGGCATGCCTATGCGTGCAGTTAGTGTCACTATTCTTACTTTTTTTATTATGCTTTTGCTTTATAAAGCAAGAATTGTTGTGGTTACCAAACGGTTTAGAAGTGTTATAATTACATCCATCATAACCATAATGAGCATTTATGTTATCAGTTGGATATTAAATTTCTTTGGTATTGCCACACCTTATATTTGGGGAACTTCCTATTTTGCCATTGGGTTTAATATTATTGCCGCAATGGTTGCATCATTCTCCTTAATGCTCGATTTCGATTTTATAGACAGAAAGCTCTACAAAGCACCAAAATATTACGAATGGGTGGCTACTTGGGGCTTATTGGTTACATTGATATGGTTGTATGTAGAAGTATTACGGTTGATGAAAAAATTAGCAATTAGGTTCTAA
- a CDS encoding tetratricopeptide repeat protein → MRKKLVLLLFIICIAKTDAQTSVLVIADEYLEKGDYQVALQKLKAEENPTAEVLQKIADIYRKTGNYANAIDYYNKVYNLKPSDKIKEQLGKCYQYTGNTVKAIKLQSEVLKANPDNLLLQYNLAKLYAANRKTAKAIDLLNGLVEKDSTNPNYHYELGEAYEKIKKDPTKSYLRAYKLDSAHVKSIYQLAKFFNKVKVRDSAGIFIDRGLAINADNLNFLQLKAQYEFLEKEYDSTLVYLKKLESQNFITPFVNKLFGLSYFKLEDYENALLYFNKVRKSDFRDANNLFNIGLVHAAMKEYKKAEMTFHMSIAFQKPDVDKNYFELGKVQLEQKEVKKAIASFQKGFENNSRNYQLLFQIAMLSDDFYKDKKIALKHFEKYVEKFSTYDKKSTLYAKSRIKDIKKELFMKAEPEK, encoded by the coding sequence ATGAGAAAAAAATTAGTTCTATTGCTTTTTATAATATGTATAGCCAAAACTGATGCTCAAACATCGGTTTTGGTTATTGCAGATGAGTATTTAGAAAAGGGTGATTATCAAGTGGCGTTGCAAAAATTAAAAGCCGAAGAAAACCCAACTGCCGAGGTGCTACAAAAAATAGCAGATATTTACCGTAAAACGGGCAATTATGCGAATGCCATAGATTACTATAATAAGGTTTATAATTTAAAACCATCCGACAAAATAAAAGAACAATTAGGTAAATGCTATCAATATACGGGCAATACCGTAAAAGCAATTAAACTGCAAAGTGAAGTATTAAAAGCCAACCCAGATAATTTATTATTACAGTACAATTTAGCAAAGCTGTATGCCGCAAACAGAAAAACGGCTAAAGCTATTGATTTGCTAAATGGTTTAGTTGAGAAAGATTCGACCAATCCTAATTATCATTATGAGTTGGGTGAAGCTTATGAAAAAATTAAAAAAGACCCTACTAAATCTTATTTAAGAGCTTATAAATTAGATTCAGCTCACGTTAAAAGTATTTATCAATTGGCTAAATTTTTCAATAAGGTAAAGGTTAGGGATTCCGCAGGAATTTTTATAGATAGAGGTTTAGCAATTAATGCTGATAATCTGAATTTTTTACAACTTAAAGCTCAATACGAATTTTTAGAAAAAGAATATGATAGTACGCTGGTTTATCTAAAAAAATTAGAGAGCCAAAATTTTATAACACCTTTTGTCAATAAATTATTTGGGTTAAGTTATTTTAAATTAGAAGACTATGAAAACGCTCTTCTGTATTTTAATAAAGTAAGAAAGTCAGATTTTAGGGATGCAAATAATCTATTTAATATAGGGTTGGTGCATGCGGCTATGAAAGAATATAAAAAAGCAGAAATGACTTTTCACATGTCTATTGCATTTCAAAAACCAGATGTTGACAAGAATTATTTTGAACTAGGTAAGGTGCAATTAGAACAAAAAGAAGTTAAAAAAGCTATAGCATCTTTTCAGAAAGGTTTTGAAAATAACTCTAGAAATTACCAACTATTGTTTCAAATAGCAATGTTATCAGACGATTTTTATAAGGATAAAAAGATTGCCTTAAAGCACTTTGAAAAGTATGTAGAAAAATTCTCCACTTATGATAAAAAATCTACTTTATACGCGAAATCTCGTATTAAAGACATTAAGAAAGAACTTTTTATGAAAGCAGAGCCTGAGAAATAA